The Carassius carassius chromosome 16, fCarCar2.1, whole genome shotgun sequence genome window below encodes:
- the fstl3 gene encoding follistatin-related protein 3, with protein sequence MNFLAVLHCVILISVCEIFEDHRTYAGMCWLQQGPEHRCDMVLMRGVSREECCAAGRLDTAWSNTSLPINEVSLLGFLGIVSCKPCKENCEGVNCGPGKVCRMKSGRPQCVCSPDCSNISTKHSVCGSDGNSYKDECALLMARCRGHPDLEIMYQGECKKSCSNVVCPGTHTCVTDQTNSAHCVMCRTAPCPTPMVTEQTICGNDNTTYPSACHLRRATCFLGRSIGVRHYGHCRRNEGSEENSLF encoded by the exons ATGAACTTTTTGGCTGTACTGCATTGTGTGATACTTATTTCAGTTTGTGAAATATTTGAAGATCATCGAACATACG CTGGCATGTGCTGGCTGCAGCAGGGTCCGGAGCACCGCTGTGACATGGTGCTCATGAGAGGCGTGAGCAGGGAAGAGTGCTGTGCGGCCGGCCGTCTGGACACTGCCTGGTCCAACACCAGTCTGCCTATCAATGAAGTCAGCCTGCTGGGATTCCTGGGAATAGTTTCCTGTAAGCCGTGCAAAG AGAACTGCGAGGGGGTCAACTGCGGCCCTGGAAAGGTGTGCAGGATGAAGTCTGGACGTCCCCAGTGCGTATGCTCTCCAGACTGTTCCAACATCTCCACTAAACACTCTGTGTGTGGGAGCGATGGGAACTCATACAAGGACGAGTGCGCACTCCTGATGGCTCGCTGCAGGGGTCACCCTGACCTGGAGATTATGTACCAAGGGGAATGCAAAA AGTCCTGCTCAAATGTCGTATGTCCTGGGACGCATACTTGCGTGACGGACCAGACCAACAGTGCCCACTGCGTCATGTGCCGCACTGCACCCTGCCCAACGCCCATGGTCACCGAGCAAACCATCTGCGGCAACGATAACACCACTTACCCCAGTGCCTGCCACCTGCGTAGGGCTACCTGTTTTTTGGGTCGTTCCATAGGAGTCCGCCATTATGGACACTGCAGAA GAAACGAAGGAAGTGAGGAGAATTCACTCTTCTGA